ACCTTCATAATTTTgacaatttttcaaatagtTTAACACACCTTCTGTAAGCTCTTCTGTAAGAATATTTAATAAGGTTGCTATGCTCAAGGCACAGTATATACCTCTTGTATCCACTTCTCCGACTTCTAAACAGGTCTTGAATCCTCCATTAGGCTCTTTCAACGATATCAGCCATTGGTAAATTCCTTTTCGATCAATTCTGTCCCAGCATCCATCTATGTTATCGCAAAGGGAGAGAGCATTAATTGCAGCATAAGTGCTGGCCAAATGAGATAATTGGCCAGGACCTCCACCAAAGGGTCCTCCTGAAGGACTAATAGTAAAGAGCTTATCtacaatttttcttttggtgtCATCTGAAAGCCAGTCTCTGTCCATTACCTTCAATGAGTTAGCAATCCAATATAGCATCCACGGTTGTGAAGCATCTAGTGCTGTCATTTGTGGAGGTAACGATATCTCAAAAGCGACATCCAAGTACATTTTGTGAAACTCTTTCGTGAGAGCAGGTTctatattcttttcatcatcgtATATCTCTAATACACTTTGTAGTACTTTGTATCGTGCTTCTGTAGTGTCGGTTTCTAGTTCCTTCATCAATGGTTGGATTGCTTTACTTGAATCTACATGCGCTATATCGACGACTCTTTCCATAACTGGTCTCTTTCTTCCTAATAAGGCAGTATTTATAAATTTAGCCCTAGCTATGGACCTTCCTACTCTCTGTCGCATACGCTTTGATTGCCTATAGCTTTACAAGCACTGCAGTTGTTTCTGCATAAGAACGGCGATGATATGGACCCTTGCTTGGTTTATCCTAGCCACTTTCGCGTGTTTCAGTTTCAAGCTTTCCTAATCAGGCAACAGCTTATACGAAAAGATTAATAAGTTACAATGTTAAACAGTTTCGCTTCAAGACCTCTAACGTTAGCCAGAAATAATAAGAATAGGTGGATTAAGTTACAAGTGTTTTTGTCCTCCTACTTAATCAGAACAGAGCACGGGAATAGTGATCTCTTTCAATAGCGAAAGGAGGGAAAAATAGCCCTGCAATATATAAAGGAAGAAGTTAACACCGTATTAAAAGGGGTGAGGCCGTTGGGACAAGTGGTAGTTTCCTTAAAGTCTGGTTTGATTGACAATATTTAGAAGTTAGTGAAACGAACAACCTAAAAAACTTTGTTGTGCAGTAGAGAGCTTTACATTTACCTTCGGCAGTAAAATGGGTTCAAatgatttgataaatgAAGCATATGACGACTCGGAAGTAGTTGGTGAGGAAAGAGAATCAAAATCTGCATGGATGAAGAGGTGGTATCAGCTACTTACTTCTCCTTTAGACTTGCAGTTGGtaataaatgaaaagttAGAAATGATC
This is a stretch of genomic DNA from Saccharomyces cerevisiae S288C chromosome IV, complete sequence. It encodes these proteins:
- the RAM1 gene encoding protein farnesyltransferase (Beta subunit of the CAAX farnesyltransferase (FTase); this complex prenylates the a-factor mating pheromone and Ras proteins; required for the membrane localization of Ras proteins and a-factor; homolog of the mammalian FTase beta subunit), coding for MRQRVGRSIARAKFINTALLGRKRPVMERVVDIAHVDSSKAIQPLMKELETDTTEARYKVLQSVLEIYDDEKNIEPALTKEFHKMYLDVAFEISLPPQMTALDASQPWMLYWIANSLKVMDRDWLSDDTKRKIVDKLFTISPSGGPFGGGPGQLSHLASTYAAINALSLCDNIDGCWDRIDRKGIYQWLISLKEPNGGFKTCLEVGEVDTRGIYCALSIATLLNILTEELTEGVLNYLKNCQNYEGGFGSCPHVDEAHGGYTFCATASLAILRSMDQINVEKLLEWSSARQLQEERGFCGRSNKLVDGCYSFWVGGSAAILEAFGYGQCFNKHALRDYILYCCQEKEQPGLRDKPGAHSDFYHTNYCLLGLAVAESSYSCTPNDSPHNIKCTPDRLIGSSKLTDVNPVYGLPIENVRKIIHYFKSNLSSPS